One genomic segment of Pogoniulus pusillus isolate bPogPus1 chromosome 21, bPogPus1.pri, whole genome shotgun sequence includes these proteins:
- the MC4R gene encoding melanocortin receptor 4, whose product MNFTQHRGTLQPLHFWNHSYGPHGGASEPSAKGHSSGGCYEQLFVSPEVFVTLGIISLLENVLVIVAIAKNKNLHSPMYFFICSLAVADMLVSVSNGSETIVITLLNNTDTDAQSFTINIDNVIDSVICSSLLASICSLLSIAVDRYFTIFYALQYHNIMTVKRVGVIITCIWAACTVSGILFIIYSDSSVVIICLISMFFTMLILMASLYVHMFMMARMHIKKIAVLPGTGPIRQGANMKGAITLTILIGVFVVCWAPFFLHLIFYISCPYNPYCVCFMSHFNFYLILIMCNSIIDPLIYAFRSQELRKTFKEIICCCSLRGLCDLPGKY is encoded by the coding sequence ATGAATTTCACCCAGCACCGTGGgacactccagcctctccattTCTGGAACCACAGCTATGGACCGCATGGAGGTGCCAGCGAGCCCAGTGCAAAGGGCCACTCCTCAGGAGGCTGCTATGAGCAACTCTTTGTATCCCCCGAAGTGTTTGTGACTTTGGGCATCATCAGCTTGCTGGAGAACGTCTTGGTCATTGTGGCAATAGCCAAGAACAAGAACCTCCATTCACCCATGTACTTCTTCATCTGTAGCTTGGCAGTGGCTGATATGCTAGTGAGTGTCTCTAATGGATCAGAAACTATTGTCATCACGCTGCTAAACAAtacagacacagatgcacagaGCTTTACCATAAACATTGACAATGTCATTGACTCAGTGATTTGCAGTTCCTTGCTTGCATCAATTTGCAGTCTGCTCTCAATAGCAGTGGACAGGTATTTTACTATCTTTTACGCCCTCCAGTACCATAATATCATGACGGTGAAGCGTGTAGGCGTCATCATCACATGCATTTGGGCTGCTTGTACAGTCTCAGGCATTTTGTTCATCATTTACTCTGACAGTAGTGTTGTCATCATCTGTCTCATTAGCATGTTCTTCACTATGCTCATTCTCATGGCATCCCTCTATGTCCATATGTTTATGATGGCACGGATGCACATCAAAAAGATTGCTGTTCTTCCTGGGACTGGCCCTATTCGCCAAGGGGCCAACATGAAAGGGGCCatcactctcaccattttgatTGGAGTCTTTGTTGTGTGCTGGGCTCCATTTTTCCTTCACCTGATTTTCTATATCTCCTGCCCCTACAACCCTTACTGTGTATGCTTCATGTCCCACTTTAATTTCTACCTCATCCTCATCATGTGCAATTCCATCATCGATCCCCTTATCTATGCATTCCGGAGTCAGGAGCTCAGGAAAACGTTCAAGGAGATTATATGCTGCTGTAGCCTGCGAGGGCTTTGTGATCTGCCTGGCAAATATTaa